The DNA segment GGTGAAGAAACTCCACTGCAACGGACATCTGGCGAAGGATGTTGCCGAAAAGGCAGGCAGAGGCATGTGCAAGTGCACATGTCAACAAGCGTATTCATCAATGTGCGATCTGCGAAGCGTGAAAGAAGCTGAGCTTCCGACAGGCTTTTATGTAGATTCGCGCGTAATTTGATACCGTATCGTGGCGGGTAGTTAACGGGGGGTTTACTAATGATACGTTCGATGCTATCAACCGACTGACGAAGACACCAAGGGATTAGAAGCATTAGAGTTGGGATCGGTGTTGAATTTCAACGGTCATAAAAGCGTGCTCCGTCCAATGCGCGTCAAGGATTTCTCCGGTGTTTAAAGTTGTCTTCTGCTTTCGATAATGTTACCCGTTTTTTATTCACCCCATTTAAACtatttgcaattatttttttaatttcccacaaaaaaacccttataCAAGGATGCATGGTACCAGTGCCTCCCAGATAAAGATGTAAAAATGGCAAAGAGCATACATTTTATCGAAAACGATTTATTATGCCGAGTCATAAATGGTGTCCCGAGGAACCAAGTTGACTTACCACATTTTTACTGCACTGCAAAACAGTTCTAAAAATACGCCGCACTCCCCCTGCCGAATCGAATGTTTTGCAGCGGCAGAAAACATGGCTCTGGCCACGATGCAGCAGAAGTAAATCAGCCGAGTGCCTTCCTGGGTTGCTGCCCCCTATTCCCTCCGATCGTACCGGGCTTGATGGACGTGATCTTGGCGGTGATGAACGACGAACGGAACTGGAAGCCAGCTGGAAGATGCTGGTAGTAGAGACAGAAGAGCACGACACGAACGTTACTAGGTGGGAGTGTTGAAGAAGGAATGTttcgaagaagcaaaaaaaaagtggtgCAATAAATTAAGTCCCGCGAAGTTACCCTGTTGGTATCCTCGAGGCGAGGAGGAGGGGTTAAGCATACTGCTGTGGGGGTTGTAGAACTGGGGAGCTAATTTTAAACCCGCTGCATGTGTACGTTTCTCGAAGAAGCTATGCAATACGCCAGGCGAATTAGGCAGTGCAATACAGACACGTCTCCCACTCATGAGCAACGTGCCAACTCGTTGGAGGGATAGCCAGTTTTATAGCACACGGCTTAAGGAGTACTGTTTTATTATATTCGAAGTTTTATACGCCAGCCCgtacaaaaaatacattattatTACAATGCAATTAATATTTTACTATTGGCGAGCCACCCAAAAATGGTAAACATCTCTAGCCCACGGAGATTTAATCTTCTTCTTGCACTGTGTGCGTTTTATGCCTTTACCTAGGGAGGGTTGCATTCGTTTAATTCGTTCTTTGAAAGTTTTATTGCAGAATGCAGTTCACCTTGAAAATACACTACCACCGCACCCCTAGCCTAGGTACTTCTTTCACTCGCGCTCGCGCTTTTAGCTTCCAATAATCCGGCCCAGACAATCCTTAATGCCAGCCGCTCTCCCCTTTGCGATACGTGCGCGCCCACCCGCGGGCATCCGACTATCGGTggaatgaaacataaaatagCGTGCTTCAGTCTTGCGATTGGGAAGagtgaacgaaaaaaacaaaaccgcgtCTTCTCCATTCGATTTACGACCGCCGGCGTACAGCGCGCTCCTAGTCACTGTTTAAAGGTTTTAAATTGTTCATTTACCGAGCCGAGCGATTTAATCCGCGCAAAAGAAGGGTAGGCAGTTTCGGGTGTGcgtacacattttttttttgcctgttgTAATTGTTCCCCAGCAGCTGAGAATCGTTTCGGAACGGGCGGCCCGGTTATTACCAGAGCGCGATGAGAGATGGTGCGTCTTTAACCAGAAAggcgcacacatgcacgtgGGCAATgggttttaaatttcaattttaacccgtacacaaacacacagagtgGATAAGTTCCATGAGTTGCCACAATTGTTAAGCTTTTGCCCTTTACAGGTTCACCCCCTCTGCCCAGTCCAAGGAAGTGTAGcatctgtgtgtgcgcgcgcgagcggTCCGCGGTCAGTAATCTTTGGCGTGCTTCATCTATGCGCGACCGCGGCGTGAGTTCATCAACCTGCAAGCGTCGTCTGCCAACGGGGTggggtgcgcgcgcgcgctcgccctCCCTTGTCGCTGTTTCAGCTGGAACTAATCATGTGTGGAGAAGctggaaaggaaagaagaatACGCACCACACCAACGCCCTTCGATCCCTTCTGCACCCAGaacagagggaaagaaaatgaaaagaaggaaTAAAAACATACGCACCTTCCGCCCCAAGATGATGAGGCTGCGTAGAAAACTTTGCGCGACCGTGCACGCACAAAACGGGGCGCACAATGGGGTGGAACCGCTCGGTTTGTTGTCCCCCTTTTCGGCTAGGCGAACATAGAACCAAAGAAGAAAACGGAGATGTAAGCTTCGTTTCAGGAGAAGTTTGTTCCCCATTCCTCTACGGTCCTGTTCGTTTCCTCGCTGGCCTACCACCCCAAATGGGGAAAGTAAGCATCCCGGTTTGGCAGAAAAGATGCTATCAAGCGTACGGTGTTAACGATCTCGTTTATGATCGTCGTTACGATTTGTTTCGGATCGTTGAATTTGGAACGATGCGGCTAAAGTGTGCGAAAGAGTGCGGTGGTATTAACGCACGCTGCTAATGGGTGCCTCAGTTAGGTCGGCCGGGACCGCTTCAGCGCGCGGCTGATGACCCCGTGGTGCGAATCAATCCACCAATCAAACGATGGCTATAATTTAGCTCTTGAGCAATTAGGACAATCAGCTTCTTTCAAGCACGCACCGAGATGCAGCGGACATAAAAGCGGAAGGCTACAAATGTGAAACTGCCTGAAGAAGGGCAGAGGAGCAAATTGAAACCAAACCGACGGGTTTACAGTTGTGTTCTTTTTGTAATTTCAACCATCCATCTGCACATTTCCTTTGCATGTTTCTCACTTTCGGTGTTTCATCGAGGGCGCACACCCTTCCGCCCTGTTGAGGATGCACAACAGGACGCGACCAATTCGTGGCTTTGGATAGTGATTTttgggctttttttatttacatccACGCTACACACTAGTCACCAACAAACCGGCATCCCGCGGGTCAATGTAACGAGAAAGTAAACCTAACGGATGGGTTGCCAGTACTCCAGCACATCGGCATACTTTTTGCGCTCTAAAAGAGAAGATGCATACAAATTGATTAGTTACAACAAATACAACAGTCCTTCAAGGCAGCAGCATCCTCCTCCACGACAGTGTTACTAACCAGGGGTAGGAAAATCTTCCGGATGCAGCTGAATGTAGTGGCGGAAGGTGGCATCTTTCTCGGCAAAGTGAGCATCACGCCACTTGTCGGCCATGGTGGCCACGGCACCGACGGCTAGGGCGGCTGCGATGTGCTTTTGAATGCCTGCAGAGAAACGGGGGAAAACAGCCAGGATATTAGACTATTTACCCTCACGGTCGGAACGTTACATCACAGGGCGAACTGCgcgaaacacaacacattaCCGCTGAGCGCTGGACGGCCGGTGCCATAGTTGACGTAGCAAGCGCCGATGAATCCGAACACGCTACCCACCAGCGGGGCCCACTTGTCGTGCAGCCAGGATTTCGTGAACGAGCCCGAAAGCAGCTCCTGGGGTGATTTTCCGccgtacatttttgtttttcccctgAATCGAGATGCGGATTTTCTCCCAACACCGATCGACCAACAACACCTCGTTTGACGCACAGAACGTCAAGCACAGCTGAcagcagagtgaccagaaataccgatttatctgtattcctacccattttttatatgcctaccgattcacagatgaccgccctaaaactaccgattttccatttatcctaccgataatcacagatatttgatttttcaatcgtttaagcttaatctgtggcgcttgggatgctgCTTCAAGGATTGCTATCCTCATTTGTTACTTATCGCGCTGATGCAAGTTTGTTTGCCCGGtagtttttagttttatccgttaaaatttaatgttcataATAAGTACAAAATGTCAGTTGTGCGGATTCCGAGAATTGCTcgtcaaagaaaatcatttaaatttgaatttgaatctcgCTATCGGCGGTTAAAGATTAAAAAGAAATTGatcgttaaaataattgattaaatttaaatggttgcgttctcaacagtgctcctgccgaaatctgccaatataatctggccacactggcccGCAGGAAAAAAGCTCGCTCGAAAGGTCAacaaccgtcgcaaaacgtcaaaaacgaccgtcgccagcgcctccaaatcgttgcgagtttcgctcgctggcgacgtcggttttgatgttttgcgacggttttgcgacgatggccgccaaaaagctcgccttGCCCTGTGGGCAAAGtaaccagaaataccgatgtatatatatgtctagggtttgaaggaaaaaatctcaACTTTGTAATCATTGAATTACAAAACTCAGCCAAACAATTaaatcaatctaaataatCCAGCGAAAATCAAATGACAGCAGGTACGATAAAATCGTATCCGATGGAGCACTGTAGCGGCTCTAAGCGGTCGCGTGGAGGCccgagaaaaagaacttgtcaccactgagaaaaaaatgtacatcTTAGTCCTTCTTTGGCATAGAATTCCAATTTTCagatcgacacttcagaaaaaTCTTCCGCCAAACCGCCAAAttatctggccacactggctgACAGACTGCTATAAAATTGTCATTTGAAATGCTATAAAGACCGTTATTAAAACCAAAAAGGATGTTTGTGAATGTTATGTTGCTTCGTCGTCGTATTTATGAATTAAATTCACATAGGACATGAATTAGGTATGCAATAATTGTTAAATTTCTATAGAAATACAATAAATTAAGTTTTTGCAACAGAATAAGCTATAGTGAAGCGAACTAATGCTGCACATGTACAACTATGCAAAATTCCTATCTGGTTGATCTGCGTTGTTTTGTCTCGCTAACTTTGCCTCTGAACTTGAGGCGATCAAGCACATGATCAACGCGCAACCCTGAAAATTACCAGTCATCAGCACAATCAATTGCTAAGCATTATACCGCACTCCGTTCAAACTTTGTACGTTGGTGCGGTAAAAAATCACTTAAGCCCTAATCTTTTATTTTACGGTAGCTGTTAAAAAAAGTTAGAGATATTCCTTTCCCGAATGACCTTTCTTAACCCATTCGTAATCAGATGTGAGGCTTACAAAATATTCGTCTTTTCCCCCTTGTACCAACAATGTACTTTGAACTGTAGAGGCTCCCAGCACACCCAAATAATCTATTAAAAATgtgtcgttttcttttttgaataGCTTTCTGTCTTATCTACACAACACCCAATAATGCTAGATCACTCCAATGAAGCCACACTGCACACtaccacaaaaaaactcaaacacgGTGAGGATCGTCTTTGTATCGCCCTTTGTACTCTATGATCCAGCCGGTGCCGTGCTGCCCGTGGAACTGATTCACACCACCATCAAGATGCGCCCGCCGCCCGTCGGTTTGATCCCGCACGACCCCACGTTCTCACATGATCTTTCCGGAACGCGACCGACGCCGAAACGCAGCGCATCCGCGTGTACATTCGTACGGTTGAATTTGTTGCttatcaatttaattaatggGCGCTTTCTGGAGGCCCGCACTACGATCGCCGGATGATCACCGGCGGGCAACGTTTTCCGACCGTCAGTCGTTACCGGGCGTTTGTGGTCGACGGTTGCACACACTAGCTGGAGACGGTTCCGTTTCGTAATTGGCTTTCTGTCCGTCTGCAGGCACACACGATCACCCGGTGTCCCTCTCGGCGGGGATACAACAATTGGATAAAGTGCGTAGGGAGAAGCATCCGTGCCAGTGTCAGAAGCAGCTGTCAAAGATCGAGCCTCCGACTGGAACGATGGGTTAGTAGGCGGCAGCATCAACACACATCGTGCACGTGCCCGCACCGTGGTGATGGTAGTGCTACGCAGTACGATTTTCTTACTGTCGGTCAAATTCATCGTTTCAGTGCACCGGCAGCTAAAGCGGCAACACTCGGGCCTGCCGCAGATGGAGTCGCTGTCGCGCTTCAGCAGCATCCCGGTGGTGGAAACCGGCATCAAAACGGCCGGCAGTGTGTACGAGCGGGTGAAAGCAAGCAACGGCCTGCTGACGTGGGGCTTCGAGACGGCCGAATCGCTCACGTACGCACTGATCGACTCGCTGCGCCCGGCCACCAAGATGATCCAGGGGCCGCTGCACCAGCTGGACAGCATCATGTGCAAAAGTCTCGATCTGGTCGAGCAGAAGGTACCCTCGATGTATCTTCCGCCCGAGATGGTACGGTTGATGGTGCGGCACGAACGCAGGGAGATCCGCACCGTACTGAAACTTCGCCTCTGCTTCGTTACCTTTTCTTTTGGCAGATGTTTTGGAACACGAAGGAATACATGTCGGACCATTTGATGAAGCCGGTCCTGTCGCGGGCCAATTCGATGAAAAATTTGGGCCACGCAGTGCTGGAATCGCGCGTCTCCAACTATGCCGCTGGCCGGATCGACGGGGCACTCGTCGTTTGTGACAAATACGTCGAGCGGTACCTTCCGACGGAGCCGCAGGATCAGCCAGACTGTAAGTATGCCGCTTGTATGTGAACGCTGCgagtgtatgcgtgtgtgtgagtgaattTGTGTTGGTAGCTTATCAGCCGGTATCGCTGAGGCGGGCACGTTCCTGGCAGCAGCACGGCTATCATGCGATTCCATTGACCTGCATGATCCCAAGCGAACGGATGATAGGACTGCACGCTACCAGCCATTGCATGCTGATTATGTGCCCAAGCGTGCATGATCGGATGGGCCCTGGCCAACAGTACCCTGTGCGTATTGGTCGGTATTTATAGGTTccgttttcttcatttctttgttttccatCAACATtgtaaatgttattttttgttgaaatttcgTTTCTCATtgcaacaaaacagttttgaaTGATTACTGAAGAAACATGCATGTACAATCCGAATGCAACCAAAATTAACCTCCTCCACCTTCCCCGTCCTTGCCATACAGCGTGCGGTGCAGCTCCACCGGCAGACGACTCGAACGAGATGCACGTCGTGAAAACGTTCCACCGTGGCCAGCAGCTGTCCCGCAAGCTGAAGCGCCGGCTCACCTTCCGCACCCGCCAGGAGCTGAGCGCGCTGAAGAAGCAAAGTACCGAGGCGGTCCACGTGGTGGCGTACGCGGCCGAACTGATCGCGACAAACCCACGGGAGGCGTTGCAGAAAGCCGTCGAGCTGTGGCGCTACCTCAGCAAGGATGAACCCGAAAACCAGGCCCGGCCCCGCACGCTCGAGCAGGTGGCCGTACTGTTGACGCGCGAGTCCGCCCGCAAGATGGTGCACCTGATCAACTTTGTCACCGGTGCGGTCACGCGCGTCCCGAAAGCCGTCCGCGCCCAGACGCGCGAGCTGGTGCATCACTTCCTGTTCGCGACCGAGCGGCTGATGAAGACGGTCCATCTGGAGAAGGCAAAGGCGGCGACACTGTCCGAGGCTAGCGGGCTCGTGCACCGCATTCAGCATACCTACGACGATCTGCAGAACCAAACCAACCTGGCACTGGTAAGTGGGAGCGGAACGTAGCCAACGCATCTCATCTCAATGAGCATTTGTCGCTCAAAAACTACTTTTTGTTATGCACAAAATTACGTATCGTGTTCATGTTCTGATTGGTCGGTTCAAAATTTTTCGCCCTCTCATGCCTTCCCGCCCTCAGCATGGTCAGTTGTCGCTGGCTAACATTGATCGGCACGATTTTATCCATTGGCTTTTGTTGAAAGTGGTAAGTGGACGCTGCAAAATTATCTTCCACACGTTCATCTGCTCTGTGTGTAAAATGTCTTTTTTTGAATtgtaacaatttttttaaaacaatgatTCTTTGCGTATGCACCGACTGATAGCACAGTAACATCCTTTTGTCACGCTGCATCTATTTACAGGAACGCTTGGCAGTCTTTCTTTCCGGGCGCTTGGAGGCGGAAAAGATCACCACCAGTGGAAACCCTCGCCGACGCATACAGCCCCGAACAAACAGCAATCCGATGAATTCGAACATTAACGGCGTGTACtaatttatgtgtgtgtgtgagtgtgtatttgtgtatgtttgtctATGTGGCAACATAAGTCTGACAAGACTGTGTACTACCAAAACAATCCCCCTTTACCTGGAGTACCTCGATCCAAATGGGAAAGTCAGGGTTGCTCTTTTTCCAGTTAGATTCTAAGTGGATCATTAATATGTaataattgttgttgttataaaaaaaagaataaatacaAAGCATGAAAGTTTCAATCTACAAAACACGAATGAAAAAattgcgtgtgtttttttttaaatttaaataattcataaactATACGTCTTTTATTTTGATCATCTTTATACAGCTTTCTGTCTTACGTTGCTAGAGTTTAAAAACTACCCTCATTCACAACACAGGCAGGAGAGTTTCCTGGTTCCGGTCGCGCCACGCACCGACCAATCTTGCTGTGCCCAGCGCGCGTACCAGACACGCTCTGTTCTGTGTGCCGGTCAGTTCTACGAACGGAGcgaaaaataatttaccatTTGCGCTTTCCTTTTTCAGTGTTTAAAAtacgaaacgaaacaagaaacaggaagaaaaaaaaaccagcgaCAACACAACAAGCTTACACTATCGCTAACATAACCATCTACGCTGACTGACTCTCTGTGACTACCTGATCAGCGGAGAAGGAGGTTAATAAGGCACATTTGTTGTTTGCCGATCCCGCCTAGATCCGGGATCCGGGCTGGCATTTCCTACTAGAACGGGTTTCGTGTTTGCTTAAAATTTGGCACTAAAATCACTACGACCACCACGATGGGGCAGAAATTATTGGTACCTGGTTGCTCGTACCGTGAACGAAGCTCTCGATCATACCACACCCAACGGACCCGTTTAGTTACACCGCAACATCGCTATCGATCTCGTTTGGCCGTACCGCTGCGTGGAGCTCGgtgttaaattatttaataactaaaggacacaaacacaccccagcacacacacacacacacagacaacacGTACGCGCTGGAAGAAGTCACTATTACTTAAAGTACAAAATCACATTGACATCTCCAGCGCCTGTCCCGGCAATATTGTGCATCCGGTTCAACCGGTGCCAGTTGGGATATGGCTTTGACGGCATCGGGCACAATGTTTTCGCTGTCTGTCTTTCCGTCGATTCAGTTTCGAGCCTAGGGAGGgaagaaaatcaaaagaaagatCACATGAGTAAGTTTCAAGTGCAGAAAAGGTCCATCATTCTTTTGCGTTACTAAGCATAAGCCCGTTTTGTAAGTGAGTGCAGCATAAACgcataaatattcatattgTAGCGGTTGAGAGCGCCAAAAAACCTGTACGGTAGCATGCAAATATTTGAAAGCGTGTGGTAAGGTTGCAGATGTGTTAAACAAACGCATAAGCTCACAAAGCAAGCATCACACGAAAAGCATTAAAAGTGACGATCACATTCGCGCTGCTCGCTAGGGATGCTTTCTAATGCAAATGCAATAATGAGCAACCCGACAAACAACCCCACAGCCCTCTCTGAAGCAGATCTACGACGATGCTCACACAACTCGTTCACAAACCTTTTCTGTTCGCAGTGGATTTATGATGTGAGGTGTTGGgtagttgttgtttgctgttggtCGGTGATCGGTGTTTTAGCGACACCCTCGCTAGGCATAATGAGATCCTGTGCCCTTGCAGTATGTTCTCCCGAGTGCCTcggtgtgtgtaggtgtgtgtgtgagggtatGGATGTGTCGTGATCGTagtgtcttttttgttgctgacgAGGGATTGCATTGAGATGCTGGTGGTACTAGAACGGTTGAACGCGCAGTGCTTGTTCGTATATTGGTCCCCGTTTGGTTCCGTTTTACACCTTCCCAACAACCCACTAAACAACCCGCTCGCACCCAACACCAGCACTGCCACCCCTTTTACTGCTGTTGTGAACCGGAAtggttgttggtgtgtttggtgctgggcgtggtggtggtagtggtagtgatGGTGCCATTAGTGGTAGCTGCAGTGTCACCGTGATCAATGTTAATATTGTCTAGCTCGATGTCGGAACAGTTGTCCGAGTTGGACAGTGCCGAGTCCATCGAGGTGATGGtgttatttacttttttgtcactgaacgTGTCGCCGGGCCGCTTGGGCAGGAGAGGATCTTCCGCCGAaatgccgttgttgttgtccgATTCTGCGAAtgaaaatggggaaaagaaaCGCCCACATAAAGCTCTCATCCTTTTAGGTGCTCAGGACGTCTGTCACCGCGCGCTGCTCACCCTTACCTTTCTGAGCAAGTGCTCGTGCTTCCTCCTCCTGTTTGGCCTTCACCGTTTCCGGCGTCAGTGTGCCATTGTTAACGCTCTCGATCGCCGTTCGCAGCTGGAAGGAATGGGCAAAGGATATTAGAATGCAACGTGTGCCGTGTTTGGAGCAGCCCAATAGCTTACCTCCTTCAGCGCGACCACACCGACCAGACGGCCAACGTTCGTTACGTACGCATGGTTGATGCCAACCATCGAGAACAGCGAGTGAACCTTCAGGATCGACGTGCGCTCGACCAGCTGGAACGGGGCCGGATCGATGTGCAGATTGCCGACATCGATCGGCTTCGCCATCTCCTCCATCTCCCACGCCTTCTGGTCCTCGGGCGACATGTCGATCACGCGCTCCCGCGGCAGCTGCACCTTCTTCGAGATGCCGGGCGTCAGCGGGGCGACCTCCGACCCGACAATGCTGGGCGTACCGATCGACCCAATCTCCGGATCGGGCGTCACGTCCTGCAGCGTGGCCGACTTGCGGAAGATGATGTCGAACGCGGACCGGATGCGGCTCTCCGTGCCCGTGATCGTCGTGTACGGCGTGTGCACGGGGCTGTGCGGGGACAGCGGGCTGAAGCCCTTCAGCGTGAACGAGTTCGTCTTCTTGAGGATCGATTTCTTCGGCTGCGTCGCGCCAAACACGGGCCCGCTCGTGAGCGACGCGTTCGATTCGCGGCGAGCCTGCGGCGGTAGCATCTCGTTGTTCGCCCGCTCGCGCAGCTTCAGTATGTCCGGTGCCGGCACGACCTCGAACCGGGAGGGGCGGCGCGCCTTGGCCGCCTCGGCCGCTTCCCGCTTCTGGCGCTCCTGCTCCTCCCGGGCCTTCTCCTCCGCTTCCTTCATCAGCTTGGCGGCGACCTCGAGGCGCTTCTCGCGCCCAATGTGCTTGTCGATCATTTTGATCAGCTCGTAGCGCTGTACGCTGCCGAGCAGCGTCCGGTTGTCCGGGCTGTCGACGATCGGCAGGCTGCGCAGGCTCTTGTTCGCCTTCAGTATCTCCTTCAGCTGCTGGTACGAGATTCCCTTCCAGATGTAGCGCACGTCGCGCACCATAAAGTCCTCCACGTAGATGTTGTACATGCCGGACCCGGACGGCAGCAGATCGGGCAGGTAGGGTAGCTTCTTGATGAGTATGATGCTGTCGTACATGGACGGTTGGAGCAGGGCGGCGACGGCATTCGAGATGAGGGCCGCTATCATGACCGGCACGATGTGCGTGATTTGGCCGGTCATCTCGAACACGATCACGCCGACGGACACGGTGTGCGTGACGGCGCCGGAGAAAGCGGCCGCCCCGACCACCGAGTAGCCGCCCGGGATGATCGGGGCCAGCATGCCGCCGTACCGGACGCCGTGCGGGAACCACAGATGCATCGCTTCGCCGATGATCCGGCCGAACGCGGCACCGATTTTGAACACTGGTATGAACATACCGGATGGCACGGGAATGGTTGACGCGATGATCGACATGAAGAACTGGAAAGGAGGGATgagacacacaaaacagtTTAGCATGTGGAGCTCATTTCGCGCACTCGCGCAGCTTACCGTGTagagcaaataaataataaggTTGGCAAACACGTTCGTCTCCGGGGTGCGCCAGTTCGAGACGACGGCCGCCTGCTCGACCGTGAGCTCGTGCTTGGTCCAGGTAAAGTTGGAGAACAGCTGGTGCACCTGGTCGTGTGTGCTCAGCTCGCCGGCAATATACTTTCCGAAGCCCAGCGGAAATGAGAGCGTGGCCACTATGAGCGCCACAATGCCGGGATACAGGAAACGGCTGGAAGGTTAGTGGTAGAAACAGGTTAGAGCATCAAGACGCATCAGGAATTGCGGACGCAACTACTTACTTCTTCTGGAGAAATTTGTTCATCTTTTTGTTCGATCGCATAAACAGCACGTACTTCCGATGGACCCATACGTACAGTGCGCCACCTAGACCACAAACGAGACTGGCAAACGGGGTAGGAAGCTGTCGTCAGTACATAGTCAGCAGCGCTAACGTTCCCTCAACCCTCAACCCCACACTACTTACCCGATCagcgcaaacacaaacagctcCTGCGGGTCGAACGGAAAGTCCGACGTGAAGTTGGTGgaaaacatggccgtcaccGTGTCCGCCTTCTGGAACCAGACGGCCAGCAGCCGGAAGACGGTCGCGCCGCACACCGCGGCAAAGAAGCCGCGCCAGTAGTTGCGTACCGCAAAGTACGTCGTGGTGACCTCGATGCTGAACAGCACGCCCCCGATCGGGGCGGCGAAGCAGGCGCCGACACCGACGGCACAGGCCGCCGCCAGCATCTCCGTGTTGCGCGATTCGTTCTCGTAGATCGATTGGAATGATGTGATGATCTTACTTAGCAGCTGCGACACTATACTAGCTATATGTACAAACGGGCCCTCCTTGCCGAGCGGCATGCCGCTGCCGAGCGTCGCCGTCAGCCCGATCACCTTCGCGACGAGCGTCTTGAACGTGAGGTACTCCTTCAGCGCGACGCCGCGCAGTATCGTCTTCATCTCCGGTATGCCCGAGCCGATGCTCTGCGGTGCGACCAGATGGACGAAGCCGGCCGAAAACAGGATCAGACAGACGGGCAGCGACACCCAGGCGAGGTACTGCAGTACCGGATGGTTCGTGAGATCGCGGTACAGCCACACGCGTGCTGGAGGTTGGGAAGACGGGGGAGCATTCAAGGTTTGCAAATAGTCAATGGAAAAACGGTCGTCTTGTCTAGCCAGCACACTTACAGTTCGTGCA comes from the Anopheles coluzzii chromosome 2, AcolN3, whole genome shotgun sequence genome and includes:
- the LOC120951434 gene encoding chloride channel protein 2 isoform X4; protein product: MQQHRHELDRNAVIVKVPQEDEYVRDFSFEPEFILRRKDSLDIQREKYHRKRLNSRRKRLKRNALLVLAKTAAIVPPPLGHQHRVVEKNDPGEMPVRPDGVENGSRNSETSACLPTTSSSSSRSSTTNMHTSSRSNAMLIDVPSPDDCPAGSGLDDLDPADKDEIRRSIVDIEIEEFYYMYGRYTKDLGEYAKDEARRLRLLERRRKKDDKARNKELLDVRDNKFFKAASWLWRNTFARLGEDWVFLALLGIIMALLSYVMDKGISMCTNSRVWLYRDLTNHPVLQYLAWVSLPVCLILFSAGFVHLVAPQSIGSGIPEMKTILRGVALKEYLTFKTLVAKVIGLTATLGSGMPLGKEGPFVHIASIVSQLLSKIITSFQSIYENESRNTEMLAAACAVGVGACFAAPIGGVLFSIEVTTTYFAVRNYWRGFFAAVCGATVFRLLAVWFQKADTVTAMFSTNFTSDFPFDPQELFVFALIGLVCGLGGALYVWVHRKYVLFMRSNKKMNKFLQKNRFLYPGIVALIVATLSFPLGFGKYIAGELSTHDQVHQLFSNFTWTKHELTVEQAAVVSNWRTPETNVFANLIIYLLYTFFMSIIASTIPVPSGMFIPVFKIGAAFGRIIGEAMHLWFPHGVRYGGMLAPIIPGGYSVVGAAAFSGAVTHTVSVGVIVFEMTGQITHIVPVMIAALISNAVAALLQPSMYDSIILIKKLPYLPDLLPSGSGMYNIYVEDFMVRDVRYIWKGISYQQLKEILKANKSLRSLPIVDSPDNRTLLGSVQRYELIKMIDKHIGREKRLEVAAKLMKEAEEKAREEQERQKREAAEAAKARRPSRFEVVPAPDILKLRERANNEMLPPQARRESNASLTSGPVFGATQPKKSILKKTNSFTLKGFSPLSPHSPVHTPYTTITGTESRIRSAFDIIFRKSATLQDVTPDPEIGSIGTPSIVGSEVAPLTPGISKKVQLPRERVIDMSPEDQKAWEMEEMAKPIDVGNLHIDPAPFQLVERTSILKVHSLFSMVGINHAYVTNVGRLVGVVALKELRTAIESVNNGTLTPETVKAKQEEEARALAQKESDNNNGISAEDPLLPKRPGDTFSDKKARN
- the LOC120951434 gene encoding chloride channel protein 2 isoform X10, which gives rise to MKREDSGFLNDEERKMIKQETRWKSLQELLDVRDNKFFKAASWLWRNTFARLGEDWVFLALLGIIMALLSYVMDKGISMCTNSRVWLYRDLTNHPVLQYLAWVSLPVCLILFSAGFVHLVAPQSIGSGIPEMKTILRGVALKEYLTFKTLVAKVIGLTATLGSGMPLGKEGPFVHIASIVSQLLSKIITSFQSIYENESRNTEMLAAACAVGVGACFAAPIGGVLFSIEVTTTYFAVRNYWRGFFAAVCGATVFRLLAVWFQKADTVTAMFSTNFTSDFPFDPQELFVFALIGLVCGLGGALYVWVHRKYVLFMRSNKKMNKFLQKNRFLYPGIVALIVATLSFPLGFGKYIAGELSTHDQVHQLFSNFTWTKHELTVEQAAVVSNWRTPETNVFANLIIYLLYTFFMSIIASTIPVPSGMFIPVFKIGAAFGRIIGEAMHLWFPHGVRYGGMLAPIIPGGYSVVGAAAFSGAVTHTVSVGVIVFEMTGQITHIVPVMIAALISNAVAALLQPSMYDSIILIKKLPYLPDLLPSGSGMYNIYVEDFMVRDVRYIWKGISYQQLKEILKANKSLRSLPIVDSPDNRTLLGSVQRYELIKMIDKHIGREKRLEVAAKLMKEAEEKAREEQERQKREAAEAAKARRPSRFEVVPAPDILKLRERANNEMLPPQARRESNASLTSGPVFGATQPKKSILKKTNSFTLKGFSPLSPHSPVHTPYTTITGTESRIRSAFDIIFRKSATLQDVTPDPEIGSIGTPSIVGSEVAPLTPGISKKVQLPRERVIDMSPEDQKAWEMEEMAKPIDVGNLHIDPAPFQLVERTSILKVHSLFSMVGINHAYVTNVGRLVGVVALKELRTAIESVNNGTLTPETVKAKQEEEARALAQKESDNNNGISAEDPLLPKRPGDTFSDKKVNNTITSMDSALSNSDNCSDIELDNINIDHGDTAATTNGTITTTTTTTPSTKHTNNHSGSQQQ